One part of the Sporosarcina ureae genome encodes these proteins:
- a CDS encoding ABC transporter ATP-binding protein, with the protein MLELVNVSKSYRHRVETKKALDSVHLTVNTGEIVGLVGESGSGKSTLARVVMQLESIESGSILFNGQTVTRKNRKSFYEASQLIFQNAAAALNPSWTVREILLEPLRTMKGDREAHIRHMLTRVKLSESHLQRYPSELSGGERQRVNLLRSLLVEPKLLICDEIVSNLDRLIQKEIIDLLLELNREMRMTILFIAHDLQAVMYMCNRVYVMKDGEIIDESTKTNGEFHFSHSYSKQLFDSVLGSRIKAQINESL; encoded by the coding sequence ATGTTAGAATTAGTGAACGTGTCGAAGAGCTATCGCCATAGAGTTGAGACGAAGAAAGCGTTGGACAGTGTTCATTTGACTGTGAATACAGGTGAGATTGTAGGACTCGTTGGGGAGAGTGGGAGTGGAAAAAGTACGCTTGCGCGTGTCGTGATGCAGCTCGAATCAATAGAATCCGGCTCAATTTTATTCAATGGTCAAACCGTTACCCGTAAAAACAGAAAATCATTTTACGAAGCCAGTCAATTAATTTTCCAAAATGCAGCAGCTGCGCTGAATCCCTCGTGGACAGTCCGTGAAATATTGCTCGAACCTCTTCGTACGATGAAGGGAGATCGTGAAGCGCATATTCGGCACATGCTCACGCGAGTAAAACTATCAGAATCACATTTACAACGTTACCCATCAGAATTAAGTGGCGGTGAACGTCAACGTGTCAACTTGCTTCGATCACTATTAGTTGAACCGAAGTTATTGATTTGTGATGAAATTGTATCGAACTTGGATCGGTTAATTCAAAAAGAAATCATTGATTTACTTCTAGAACTAAACCGTGAAATGAGAATGACAATATTATTTATCGCGCACGACCTACAAGCCGTTATGTATATGTGTAATCGCGTGTATGTGATGAAAGATGGGGAAATCATAGACGAGAGTACGAAAACAAATGGAGAATTCCACTTTTCGCATTCGTATTCCAAACAGTTATTTGACTCCGTGTTAGGTAGTCGGATAAAAGCTCAAATAAACGAAAGCCTCTGA
- a CDS encoding ABC transporter substrate-binding protein gives MLKWNKNMLIVLLVLIVAIAGCNKKEEVKEADTAKENRLVYASEEEFEGLNPILEETNLDALLFRGLMRFDENNKVVTDIADSFDMSEDQLSYTFTLKEGITFHDGEELTADDVVFTIESIMDDQTASFLKSDFEEVDSIKKVDDYKVEIKLKQPFTPLLDKLTVPILPAHAFEGVDMRTADFNSHPIGAGPYMFDKWDRGNALTLQAYSDFFGTKPSIEKVLFKFIPDSNVRALQLKSGEVDVALLDPVQVENLEKEKNLTIYDIESADYRGVLFNMNVDLWKDVNVRKAFSYATDREQIVKGILKGHGSVAYSPLQNHEFNNDQVEKYTYDVDQAKSLLEESGWKVEKDGFRYKDGEKLTFTITTPASDSVRVNMANYIAEGFTEIGADVQVAALDWSAITIEDTEAFMVGWGSPYDADHHTHILFHSDESSVTSTGYNYGSYSNEKVDELLAKGRTTTDPEERKQIYMQFQEELANDPAFDFIAYENAVYGINKDLSGVKERILGHHGSGFLWNVEEWKWNDR, from the coding sequence ATGCTTAAGTGGAATAAAAACATGCTGATCGTGCTACTAGTACTTATAGTAGCGATCGCAGGATGCAACAAAAAAGAAGAGGTTAAAGAAGCAGATACAGCGAAAGAAAATCGACTTGTATATGCATCAGAAGAAGAATTCGAAGGGTTGAATCCGATTTTGGAGGAAACAAATTTAGACGCTTTGTTATTTCGCGGTTTAATGCGATTTGATGAAAACAATAAAGTCGTTACCGATATCGCCGATTCATTCGACATGTCCGAAGATCAACTCTCGTATACTTTCACATTAAAAGAAGGCATTACATTCCATGACGGTGAAGAGCTTACAGCGGATGATGTGGTGTTCACGATTGAAAGTATTATGGATGATCAAACGGCCTCGTTCTTGAAATCCGATTTTGAAGAAGTGGATTCCATTAAGAAAGTGGATGACTACAAAGTGGAAATCAAGTTAAAACAACCATTCACCCCTTTATTGGATAAATTAACGGTACCTATTCTCCCGGCACATGCATTTGAAGGTGTCGATATGAGAACAGCAGACTTTAATAGCCATCCAATTGGGGCAGGACCATATATGTTCGATAAATGGGATCGTGGCAACGCGTTAACATTACAAGCGTATAGCGACTTTTTCGGAACGAAGCCTTCCATTGAAAAAGTACTATTCAAGTTCATTCCAGATAGCAACGTACGTGCACTTCAATTAAAGTCGGGCGAAGTGGATGTTGCTTTGCTAGATCCTGTGCAAGTAGAAAATCTGGAAAAAGAAAAGAATTTAACGATTTACGATATAGAATCTGCGGATTACCGTGGCGTATTGTTTAATATGAATGTAGATCTTTGGAAAGATGTCAATGTACGTAAGGCGTTCAGTTATGCGACTGACCGCGAACAAATCGTCAAAGGAATCTTAAAAGGACATGGCTCCGTCGCCTATTCACCACTACAGAACCATGAATTCAATAATGATCAAGTGGAAAAGTACACGTACGACGTAGATCAGGCGAAATCATTACTGGAAGAATCAGGATGGAAAGTAGAGAAAGATGGTTTCCGTTATAAAGATGGAGAAAAACTAACCTTTACGATTACTACACCTGCCAGTGATTCCGTTCGTGTGAACATGGCGAATTATATTGCGGAAGGATTCACTGAAATAGGTGCAGATGTACAAGTCGCTGCACTTGATTGGAGCGCCATTACGATTGAAGACACGGAAGCGTTCATGGTTGGTTGGGGAAGTCCGTATGACGCGGATCACCACACGCACATCTTATTCCATTCGGATGAATCCAGCGTAACGAGCACTGGGTATAACTATGGTAGTTATTCGAATGAAAAGGTAGATGAACTGCTTGCGAAAGGACGTACAACAACAGATCCAGAAGAACGTAAACAGATCTATATGCAGTTCCAAGAAGAACTTGCGAACGATCCAGCATTTGATTTTATTGCGTATGAAAATGCTGTCTATGGGATCAATAAAGATCTCAGTGGCGTGAAAGAACGAATTTTGGGTCATCACGGATCCGGTTTCCTCTGGAATGTGGAGGAGTGGAAGTGGAATGACCGCTAA
- a CDS encoding tRNA U-34 5-methylaminomethyl-2-thiouridine biosynthesis protein, whose translation MSKNLILLTAGILFGWIIISIFTKNFDGDFLLILLLGVIMGYGVGYKEKKE comes from the coding sequence ATGTCTAAAAATTTAATTTTGTTAACTGCTGGAATTTTATTTGGTTGGATCATAATTAGTATTTTCACAAAAAATTTTGACGGAGATTTCTTACTCATACTATTGCTAGGCGTTATCATGGGGTATGGGGTTGGTTATAAAGAGAAAAAAGAATAG
- a CDS encoding disulfide bond formation protein DsbD, which produces MSKRISSVIGWILLIVIGVSWISFGYSSWFLLLVPLSYISFTISDGSIQKLRKLSISQVVLILFALAVSVAIVFGLIQLANYVINDQLHLTGTIKTFSQIVAILIALYPIKFLFGSLVYKVYKNSNSTNH; this is translated from the coding sequence ATGAGCAAAAGGATAAGTAGTGTAATTGGCTGGATTTTACTTATAGTAATAGGTGTTTCTTGGATTTCATTCGGCTATTCAAGTTGGTTCTTATTGCTAGTCCCATTATCGTATATTAGCTTTACAATTAGCGACGGCAGCATTCAAAAGTTAAGAAAGCTGTCTATATCTCAAGTTGTTTTAATTTTATTTGCGCTGGCGGTATCAGTCGCTATTGTATTCGGTTTAATTCAGTTGGCAAATTACGTTATTAATGATCAACTACATCTGACAGGAACAATTAAGACATTTAGTCAGATTGTTGCGATTCTGATTGCGTTGTATCCTATTAAGTTTTTATTTGGTAGCCTCGTGTACAAAGTCTACAAAAATTCGAATTCGACTAATCACTAG
- a CDS encoding GNAT family N-acetyltransferase, with translation MKEILLPGVHVTLRPMKKDDVEALYSVAQDDRIWTYMTNPMKTRLDMEKYIQAALRTKDLGSEYPFVIIHNESGKIIGSTRLMDIVLSHKRLEIGNTWLHPEFWQTSVNTECKYLLFTYCFEELQLNRVQLKTDHENIRSQQAIERIGAVKEGVLRNHMIRVDGTIRHTVMFSVTKEQWASVKGSIEDKINYIK, from the coding sequence ATGAAAGAAATTTTATTGCCGGGTGTTCACGTTACACTAAGGCCGATGAAAAAAGATGATGTGGAAGCCCTTTATAGTGTAGCGCAAGACGACCGGATCTGGACGTACATGACGAATCCCATGAAAACTCGACTGGATATGGAGAAATACATTCAAGCAGCTCTCCGTACAAAAGATCTTGGAAGCGAGTATCCTTTCGTAATTATTCATAATGAATCGGGCAAAATCATTGGTTCAACTAGATTGATGGATATAGTTTTGTCGCATAAGCGTTTAGAAATCGGAAACACGTGGTTGCATCCTGAGTTTTGGCAGACTTCCGTTAATACGGAGTGCAAGTATTTGCTGTTCACTTATTGTTTTGAGGAATTACAATTGAATCGTGTCCAACTGAAAACCGATCATGAGAATATTCGTTCCCAACAAGCAATTGAGCGGATTGGAGCTGTAAAAGAAGGTGTTCTTCGCAATCATATGATACGAGTAGACGGTACAATTCGTCACACTGTGATGTTTAGTGTGACCAAGGAACAGTGGGCAAGTGTGAAAGGAAGTATAGAAGACAAGATAAATTATATAAAGTGA
- a CDS encoding CueP family metal-binding protein: MKMKLIAVLLLITALSVGCSNEKANTEIQEPEVDIKELVNDYTVRNAVAASASITSSELIVTDDDKNVTTYDLPEDEFFVSIAPFVDSTHPCDIHSLTGCQGELVEEDFEVHIEDSEGNVILDEIKTTETNGFIDFWLPRDDTFTVTIKQDNKETVSEITTFDGDNTCITTMQLQ; the protein is encoded by the coding sequence ATGAAAATGAAACTGATTGCCGTGTTGCTATTGATTACTGCTTTATCAGTAGGTTGCAGCAATGAAAAAGCGAATACTGAAATACAAGAACCAGAAGTAGATATTAAAGAGTTAGTAAACGACTACACCGTGAGAAATGCCGTAGCTGCATCCGCATCGATTACATCGTCTGAACTGATTGTCACAGATGATGATAAAAACGTTACGACATACGATCTTCCTGAAGATGAATTTTTCGTATCCATTGCACCATTTGTCGACAGTACGCATCCTTGCGATATTCATAGTCTTACAGGCTGTCAAGGTGAACTCGTTGAAGAAGATTTTGAAGTGCATATAGAAGACTCGGAAGGCAATGTCATTCTTGATGAAATCAAAACAACCGAAACGAATGGATTTATTGATTTCTGGCTTCCCCGTGATGATACATTTACTGTAACGATTAAACAAGACAACAAAGAAACCGTCTCTGAAATTACTACGTTTGACGGGGACAATACTTGTATTACAACGATGCAATTGCAGTAA
- a CDS encoding ABC transporter permease has protein sequence MTAKWVGKRMAMGIIVLLIVSFLSFFIMQAAPGDPAAAFYGGNAQTLTTAEKERITHAFALDQPVAYQYVAWLGETVKGNFGTSYKEGRPVSTILMERLPNTLLLFCVTMFFIIAGSIWLGTVAGMKEGSIWDRGLSTFSIATSSIPAFWLGILFIYFFSVSLGILPSSGSSDVSGHGGLSDTIRHLIMPASVMILTHVGIYARFLQEGIKKENRQYYVKVARANGVKEAIIRRGIMRNAAIPYLNYIAITIPSFFGGSIIVESLFGWSGLGQLTVKAVVTKDFPLLMGSVMITGVIVVISLFILDLVMYAMDPKLRKGGVR, from the coding sequence ATGACCGCTAAGTGGGTAGGGAAGCGCATGGCGATGGGGATAATTGTCCTCCTCATCGTGAGCTTCCTTTCTTTTTTTATTATGCAAGCCGCCCCAGGTGATCCCGCTGCCGCTTTTTATGGTGGCAATGCACAGACACTCACAACAGCTGAAAAAGAGCGGATTACGCATGCATTTGCATTGGATCAACCGGTTGCTTATCAGTATGTAGCGTGGCTAGGAGAGACCGTAAAAGGGAATTTTGGTACTTCGTATAAAGAAGGTAGGCCAGTTTCTACTATTTTGATGGAAAGACTACCAAATACTTTACTGTTATTTTGTGTAACGATGTTTTTCATTATAGCCGGCTCTATCTGGCTCGGTACAGTAGCAGGGATGAAGGAAGGTTCTATTTGGGATAGAGGACTTTCCACATTCAGTATTGCGACGTCGTCCATCCCTGCTTTTTGGCTGGGGATTTTATTCATCTACTTCTTTTCAGTGAGTTTAGGTATACTTCCTTCTTCTGGTTCGAGTGATGTAAGTGGACATGGCGGGTTGAGCGATACGATTCGTCACCTAATCATGCCTGCAAGTGTAATGATTTTAACGCATGTCGGAATCTATGCGCGTTTTCTCCAGGAAGGCATTAAGAAAGAAAATCGACAATACTATGTGAAAGTGGCACGCGCAAATGGTGTTAAAGAAGCAATCATTCGTAGGGGAATCATGCGTAACGCTGCGATTCCATACTTAAATTATATCGCTATCACCATCCCGTCGTTCTTTGGTGGTTCCATCATCGTTGAATCACTTTTCGGTTGGTCTGGACTGGGGCAACTGACCGTGAAAGCAGTCGTCACAAAAGATTTCCCCTTATTAATGGGAAGCGTTATGATTACGGGCGTCATCGTTGTCATTAGTTTATTTATATTGGATTTAGTCATGTACGCTATGGATCCGAAGTTGCGAAAAGGAGGCGTCCGGTAA
- a CDS encoding YdhK family protein: MKKQILSVSAAFALVLAGCGALTTKEEPVKNEETSPGEMEGMDHSSDGSIPEGIMKAENPTYLVGSEAIIETDHMEGMKGATATIVGAFDTTAYSINYTPTDGGEKVMDHKWVVHEEIEDPAPAPLEKGTEVTVLADHMEGMEGAKSEIESAEQTTVYMIDYESTTDGEEVKNHKWVVEDELSEQ, encoded by the coding sequence ATGAAAAAACAAATACTATCAGTCAGCGCAGCTTTCGCCCTTGTGCTTGCAGGATGTGGAGCTTTGACAACGAAAGAAGAACCTGTTAAAAATGAAGAAACGTCCCCAGGTGAAATGGAAGGGATGGACCATTCAAGTGATGGAAGTATTCCTGAAGGTATAATGAAAGCCGAAAACCCGACATATCTTGTTGGATCCGAAGCAATTATTGAAACAGATCATATGGAAGGAATGAAAGGAGCCACTGCAACAATTGTAGGCGCATTTGATACGACTGCTTATTCCATCAACTACACACCGACGGATGGTGGCGAGAAAGTGATGGATCATAAATGGGTCGTCCATGAAGAAATTGAAGATCCGGCACCTGCCCCTCTTGAAAAAGGAACTGAAGTGACTGTCCTTGCCGATCATATGGAAGGGATGGAGGGAGCGAAATCAGAAATTGAATCTGCGGAGCAAACGACTGTCTATATGATTGATTATGAATCCACAACGGATGGAGAAGAAGTTAAGAATCATAAATGGGTTGTTGAAGATGAGCTATCCGAACAATAA
- a CDS encoding metallophosphoesterase: MSFIWFQNNSITISQTVIRSENLPANFDQFKIVHLSDLHNKSFGHNQQRLARKINKLQPDIVVFTGDLIDSKRAGDRASLQLMKELTSSVPVYYVSGNHEWWSGKFDALEQSLKAAGVHVLRNEHAIVEKKNEKIYVAGIDDPAHNSEGFAEREIAKTDLIHSLEGMEEDPFTILLMHRPELLSLYATFDLDLVFAGHAHGGQVRLPFIGGVVAPNQGFLPEYTAGRHELDQTQMIVSRGLGNSIIPLRVFNRPEIVAVTLEVVKE; the protein is encoded by the coding sequence ATGAGTTTTATTTGGTTTCAAAATAATTCCATCACAATTTCCCAAACCGTCATTCGCTCAGAGAATCTTCCTGCCAATTTTGATCAATTCAAGATTGTTCATTTGTCTGACCTCCACAATAAAAGCTTCGGACATAATCAGCAGCGATTAGCGCGGAAAATCAATAAGCTTCAACCTGATATCGTCGTCTTTACCGGCGATCTTATTGACAGTAAAAGAGCAGGAGATCGAGCGAGCTTACAATTAATGAAAGAGCTAACTTCTTCTGTTCCCGTGTATTACGTATCAGGAAACCATGAGTGGTGGTCAGGGAAATTTGATGCGCTAGAACAATCATTGAAAGCGGCCGGTGTACACGTTTTGCGAAATGAACATGCGATAGTAGAAAAGAAGAATGAAAAAATTTACGTGGCGGGCATTGATGATCCGGCACATAACAGTGAAGGTTTTGCAGAACGAGAAATCGCAAAGACTGACCTTATTCACTCGTTAGAAGGAATGGAAGAAGATCCTTTCACTATCTTATTGATGCATCGTCCAGAGTTACTGTCACTCTACGCGACGTTCGATTTGGATCTGGTGTTTGCAGGTCATGCGCACGGAGGGCAAGTTAGGCTTCCATTTATAGGTGGAGTTGTAGCGCCCAATCAAGGATTTCTACCAGAATATACCGCTGGAAGACACGAACTGGATCAAACACAAATGATCGTAAGCAGAGGGCTTGGAAACAGTATCATCCCGTTACGGGTGTTCAATCGTCCCGAGATCGTGGCGGTTACGTTAGAAGTAGTGAAAGAATAA
- a CDS encoding urea transporter: protein MKKEEFINLLKASIKGISQIIFIENTISGLLILLAITITSLPLGIIVFLSAVIGTLVATVGGADKTLVSKGLMGYNSVLTGLALQSFLTGPSAWVVALIGAAVAAIFTATLMHFIGHIGIPVLTLPFILVTWFVLLESYKFKSITLSDELVPQSLANWELHVAGEINLLDVIFNGIGQIFFIIETIPSILLFLAVFWTSRKFGIYAIIGNAAAFFTALALGGEHTQIVLGLYGYNAILTILAVSAVFNTKENRYAPITGVLAACITVPLSASVSIWLLPYGLPALTMPFVLSTWLILGARKIMPNL from the coding sequence ATGAAAAAAGAGGAATTCATTAATTTACTAAAGGCTTCCATTAAAGGGATATCACAAATCATATTTATAGAAAATACAATAAGCGGCCTTCTAATTTTATTGGCTATTACCATCACTTCGTTACCACTTGGAATCATAGTGTTTTTGTCTGCTGTGATCGGTACATTGGTTGCAACAGTTGGCGGTGCGGACAAAACGTTGGTTAGTAAAGGATTGATGGGATATAATTCTGTGTTAACTGGTTTGGCGTTACAATCGTTTTTGACGGGTCCGAGTGCGTGGGTTGTCGCATTGATCGGCGCTGCAGTAGCTGCGATTTTCACTGCGACCTTGATGCATTTCATTGGCCACATAGGTATTCCGGTTTTAACGTTACCGTTCATCTTAGTCACTTGGTTTGTACTGCTGGAATCGTATAAATTCAAAAGCATTACATTGAGTGATGAATTAGTACCTCAAAGTTTAGCCAATTGGGAATTGCATGTAGCAGGTGAAATTAATTTGCTTGATGTGATTTTCAATGGAATCGGCCAAATCTTTTTCATTATTGAAACGATCCCTAGTATTTTACTGTTTCTTGCGGTTTTTTGGACCAGCAGAAAATTCGGTATTTATGCGATCATCGGCAATGCGGCCGCTTTCTTCACAGCACTTGCATTAGGCGGGGAGCATACGCAAATCGTGCTAGGTTTATATGGTTATAATGCTATTTTAACTATTCTCGCGGTATCTGCAGTGTTCAACACGAAGGAAAATCGCTACGCCCCGATTACCGGCGTGCTTGCTGCCTGTATCACAGTGCCGCTGAGTGCAAGTGTCAGCATTTGGTTATTACCGTACGGGCTTCCTGCGTTAACGATGCCATTTGTACTGAGCACTTGGTTGATTTTAGGTGCTAGAAAAATCATGCCCAATTTATAA
- a CDS encoding PadR family transcriptional regulator: MENITEMLKGVLEGCVLEIINRGETYGYEITQQLRELGFTDIVEGTVYTITARLEKNHLVMIEKKPSVIGPPRKFYTLNAAGRERLKNFWVKWEFVSGKINELKHNEDVNYEFF; this comes from the coding sequence ATGGAAAATATTACTGAAATGTTGAAAGGTGTGCTTGAGGGGTGTGTCTTGGAAATCATTAATCGAGGGGAAACATACGGCTACGAAATCACTCAACAGCTGCGAGAACTTGGATTCACCGATATAGTGGAAGGCACAGTCTATACGATTACTGCGAGACTCGAGAAAAACCATTTAGTGATGATCGAGAAAAAACCATCTGTTATTGGACCACCAAGAAAATTTTATACTCTCAATGCAGCAGGAAGAGAACGACTTAAAAATTTTTGGGTTAAGTGGGAATTTGTTTCGGGGAAAATAAACGAACTTAAACATAATGAAGATGTAAACTATGAGTTTTTTTGA
- a CDS encoding ABC transporter ATP-binding protein, with protein sequence MISVSDLSIQISDQPIIDRVEFTIPRGKITSLIGESGSGKSMTVSAMLGLLPANAKVSGKVLYDGRNLLSEPAQVMESIRKKDIFTIFQDAANSFNPSVKMGNQLYAFSGGRVGDAKDVYVTKMYVILESLGLTLDIVEQYPFELSGGMLQRCMIACAFYVEPALLIADEPTSALDMVLQKEFIELVTNLNEERGTTILLITHDLDIVAEAAHAMAVMQRGQVVETGTVEAVFAQPAHAYTKRLLASRF encoded by the coding sequence ATGATTAGTGTTAGCGATCTATCTATACAAATAAGTGATCAACCAATTATAGACCGTGTAGAATTTACGATTCCGCGTGGTAAAATCACTTCATTAATCGGTGAGAGTGGTAGTGGGAAGAGTATGACGGTTTCTGCCATGCTAGGACTGTTGCCGGCGAATGCGAAGGTAAGTGGGAAAGTCTTGTATGACGGTCGAAATTTACTGAGTGAGCCGGCTCAGGTAATGGAAAGCATACGAAAGAAAGATATTTTCACTATTTTTCAGGACGCAGCAAACAGTTTTAATCCGTCTGTCAAAATGGGAAATCAACTGTATGCATTTTCTGGTGGTCGTGTAGGCGATGCGAAAGATGTATACGTTACGAAAATGTATGTAATTCTAGAAAGTTTAGGACTCACTTTAGATATTGTCGAACAATATCCATTTGAATTATCGGGGGGCATGTTACAAAGATGCATGATTGCTTGCGCGTTTTATGTAGAACCTGCGTTACTCATAGCGGACGAGCCTACTTCTGCACTCGATATGGTGCTGCAAAAGGAATTCATTGAATTAGTGACTAACTTAAATGAAGAACGCGGGACGACTATTCTTCTCATTACACATGACCTCGACATAGTCGCTGAAGCAGCCCATGCGATGGCCGTAATGCAGCGAGGACAAGTAGTGGAAACAGGGACGGTAGAAGCGGTTTTTGCGCAACCTGCTCATGCGTATACGAAGCGATTGCTTGCGAGTCGTTTTTAG
- a CDS encoding ABC transporter permease has protein sequence MKSRKALWFWYSLLGLIVFLTVFSSVLAPFGSNEMNMDEVYSAPSGDHWLGTDHLGRDVFTRLLEGGRVTLAVAGGSVILSLIIGIVYGGISGYFGGVIDTAMMRLLEALITIPSLVIILAFQVFMQGGMWGMALIIGLTGWLVTARIVRSEFIRLKEAEFVKMATMFGTPVWKILWGHLLRNSVPAIFVITLFNFAAAIFTEVSLSFLGIGIPPAIPSWGNMLYYAQNDILIGAWWIALFPGIMIFLTILSINFIGEAWKDPERRRVND, from the coding sequence ATGAAGTCACGGAAAGCACTCTGGTTTTGGTACAGCTTACTTGGATTGATTGTCTTTTTGACAGTCTTTTCGAGTGTACTCGCCCCGTTCGGATCCAATGAAATGAATATGGATGAAGTGTATAGCGCCCCGAGTGGTGATCACTGGTTAGGTACGGATCATTTGGGTCGTGATGTGTTTACTCGCTTACTTGAAGGTGGGAGAGTCACGCTAGCGGTTGCCGGCGGTTCGGTTATTTTATCGTTGATCATCGGAATTGTGTACGGTGGGATTAGTGGCTATTTTGGCGGTGTAATTGATACTGCGATGATGCGCTTGTTAGAAGCATTGATCACAATTCCTTCACTTGTCATTATTTTGGCGTTTCAAGTGTTTATGCAAGGCGGCATGTGGGGCATGGCGCTCATCATCGGATTGACGGGCTGGCTTGTTACAGCGAGAATTGTACGTTCAGAATTCATTCGACTAAAAGAAGCGGAGTTTGTGAAAATGGCTACTATGTTTGGGACGCCTGTATGGAAAATACTGTGGGGCCATTTACTACGCAATAGCGTACCTGCTATTTTCGTCATTACGCTCTTCAACTTCGCAGCAGCTATTTTTACGGAAGTATCGCTCAGTTTTCTAGGAATCGGTATTCCTCCTGCGATTCCATCCTGGGGCAATATGTTATATTACGCGCAAAATGATATTTTAATTGGCGCTTGGTGGATCGCATTATTTCCGGGAATTATGATTTTCTTGACCATTCTTTCAATCAATTTTATTGGAGAGGCGTGGAAAGACCCAGAGCGGAGGCGAGTGAATGATTAG